One segment of Candidatus Eisenbacteria bacterium DNA contains the following:
- a CDS encoding WYL domain-containing protein has protein sequence MDKRRIPLVRLLRLDRAVRSHTYPSAPSLARDLNVSIRTIQRDIEYLREQGGPIRWNASRHGYEYTDMKYIPPLEVKITEGDLLAVLAGDWTLDTYRETPYEGLLQQIFLKLGHVLPDPIALKMKDLVASLSQPAVTPMTTRKGGDKVRRRGVPRAPLPDASAENRTERRGETQAETTGEATSEAPAVAPDGPTTLRLRFLPDLSQKINSMDWPQGVELQNRMDGGLDLVITTSEPDEVLLWTLQWGRRVEIISPAWARRHLLQMLKWIRSHHQGDADEV, from the coding sequence ATGGATAAACGCCGAATTCCACTGGTGCGTCTGCTGCGTTTGGATCGGGCCGTCCGATCCCACACCTACCCGAGCGCCCCCTCGCTGGCCAGGGATTTGAATGTTTCGATCCGGACGATTCAAAGGGATATCGAGTATCTGCGCGAGCAGGGTGGTCCGATCCGCTGGAACGCCTCCCGCCATGGCTATGAATATACCGATATGAAATATATCCCACCGCTGGAGGTCAAGATTACCGAGGGAGATCTGCTCGCTGTCTTGGCGGGAGATTGGACCCTCGACACGTATCGGGAGACACCCTATGAAGGCTTGCTGCAGCAGATTTTTTTGAAGCTGGGGCATGTTCTGCCCGATCCTATCGCGCTTAAGATGAAGGATCTTGTCGCCTCGCTCTCGCAGCCCGCCGTCACACCAATGACGACGCGCAAAGGCGGCGATAAGGTTCGCCGCAGGGGCGTTCCCCGAGCGCCCCTCCCTGACGCATCGGCTGAGAACCGGACAGAGAGACGGGGCGAGACACAGGCCGAAACAACGGGCGAGGCAACAAGCGAGGCGCCGGCCGTGGCGCCGGATGGGCCGACAACATTAAGATTGCGCTTCCTTCCCGACCTTTCACAAAAGATCAATTCGATGGACTGGCCACAGGGAGTTGAGCTGCAAAACAGAATGGACGGCGGATTGGACCTCGTCATCACAACATCGGAACCGGATGAAGTTCTCCTGTGGACGCTGCAATGGGGGCGCCGTGTCGAAATTATCTCCCCAGCCTGGGCAAGACGGCATCTGCTCCAAATGTTAAAGTGGATCCGGTCGCATCATCAAGGGGATGCCGACGAGGTGTGA